CTGGAAAAAAGAAAGAAGAAGGCGGTATTTTTATAGAGGATTAATAAAAAATCCCGGTCAATTTGATCGGGATTTTTTATGTAGTGATTGTTATTAATTAAAAACGTTTTTCAACAAGCGAGGAGTAAACTTGCATTGCAGGTAAAACCAAGTGGGTACACGAGCTGCTTCTCCCGATTTTTTGATGGTGGTCATTGTCTCCGTTGGTAAGGCAAAACAAAAGCCGCCTTCCAAATTGAAATAACTGTTCGGTTTGTAGGTTAGCAATAAATCATGCTCGTACCCCATGTATTTTGTCAATTGGTTTTCATTGGTATCCACGAAATTACGCTGTGTAAAAAATAAGTGATTATAAGAGCCAATTTCTAATTTTGAAGTTATGTTTTTGATAATAAACAAATAAGGATTTACCAAACCGGCGTTATTCAAATCACCAGGAAATTTGGTGAACAAATCCATAAAGCCATTGAAACGGTGAGCTACTCCATAAAGAGGTACAAAGTTGTGGTCCTTCTCTCCAATGGTTCCTTTATCGCCACTAAAAATTTCAGCACCTAATCGAAACATGAAATTATCAGGCTGCGAGTATTTTACTTCCGGTTGAAGATACCATGCCTCAATGGTTTTTCCGGTGGCATTTCTGCCCGATTGTATATAGCCACTAGCGGTTACATACCAATTCTTTTTGGTGTATTCTAATCGGCCACCATAGGTAAATCGCCAGAATATTTTTTCAGTGTTTGCGGTGTCCTGATAGCCATCACTTACCACAATGCTGGTCGCTGTAATAGTTGGGGTAAGATCGTATTTGATGTAATTTACACCAAGTGCCTTGTAGTTTGTCCATGATGATGGGGACGCATTTGCCGGAGTAATACTTGGTTCTGAAGGCGTAAAATCGGTCCCAAAAACTCTCTCGTTCGCTTGATTAAAGGCACTGGCCAATTCAACGGAAAGTTTATTGTTATGATATTTGAAAGTTATCGCATCGTGCGCTCTGGCGTTTACTTGCCATTCATTTTCAGCAAATAAACGTTGGTTGTCATAAATAATGCGTTGACGACCTATTCGAATTGAAAATGAAGAGGATAAAAAAGGTTCTACATAGCCTTCAAATAATTGAACGGTTCCGTTTAAACCCCTCGGGTCATGCATTCCCCAGACTCTGACATCCTGAAAAGAGACCACGGAATTGAATAGGTTATTATGCTGATAATTTAAACTTAGGCGGGTTCTCTGATTGACAAATAAGGCTGCTGCTGAATTTTCACTCGGAATTGAGGCATAACCGTTTCTGACTTCAAACCGGTTTTTCAACATCAAGTCTATGGTCAGTGATTTGTCTTTTGGTTTTTCTTGTTGTTTGATGGCATAATCAGCTCTAATGGAATCAGCATCGGCTTGTTTTACTACTCCTTTCTGGATTAATAAATTTAAAATGTCATCACTCGATTGGGCTGAGGCGAGGCTAAAGGCAAAAAAGGAAGTAATAATAAAGAGTATTTTTTTTGAATTCATAGGTATTTGGTCAGAATAGTTTGTTTTACTTCAGATCAAATGTATATAAATTCTATAAAATAAGTAGAATTTAAACAAAAACTATTTTTTTAATAAAGAGGCAATGGAAATAGCTTCCATTGCCTTTAAAGTTTCATTTCTGACTATGACCAATCCGTGTCGTAACTGGCAGCTGACTTCTGTCTTACAATCCGAACAAGGCTCATAAAAATTAGGAGAAGCACAGGGCAGTAATGCAATGGCTCCGTCAAACATGCGGTGAATTTCGGCTAAAGTGATGTCGTTTTTAGATTTTAAAAGATAGTAGCCGCCAAATTTTCCTTGTTTGCTACTAACTATGTGTTTTCGTTTCAAATCAAGCAGAATTTGTTCCAAAAACTTCTTTGGAATATTAGCGCCTTCTGCAATTTCAACCGTTCTGGAAATGGTATTTTCTTCCTGTTCGGCTAAATAGAGTAGAGCCTTGAGAGCATATTTTGCTTTTTGTGATAACATCTTTTATAGTACTTATTTTACCAACCACCGCTGGCACCACCACCGGAGAATCCGCCACCGCCAAAGCCACCGCCAAAGCCACCACCACCGGATGAGCCACCGCCAAAACCGCCTGATGAGCCAAAGCCACCACCACGGCCTAGGCTGCTTAACAGAATAATATCGGCTAAGTCAAGACCGCCACTTCGTCCGCCTGAATTGTTGCCGCCTCCGTTATTTTTATTTTTAGCAATGATAATAATGATGACGATAAAAATGACAATAAGGGGAATGATAGGAAAACTATCTTTTTTCTTGGTTTGTTTTCTTTCGCCTTTGTATTTTCCTTTGACTACTTCAATAATAGTATCGACACCTTTGTCTAAACCATTATAATAGCTGCCGGCTTTGAATTCGGGTACAATTACATTTCGAATAATTTCACCACAAATCCCAGCTACGAGTCGGTCTTCTAAACCATAACCCGGGCGGATGCTGATTTTTCGGTCATTTTTAGAGACTAAAATAAAAACACCGTTGTCTTCTTTGGCTTGACCCACACCCATTTTTGGGCCCAATTGGTTGAAACCACATCAATACTTTCGCCTTTTAAATCAACTATAGTAGCAATTACAATTTGAGTGGAAGTCGAATCGGAATAGCGTATCAGTTTTTCTTCCAGTTGTGTTTTTTCTTCCGGTTTTAACAGATTGGCGTAATCGTAAACAGCAGTTTGAAAATCCGGTTTTTCAGGAATTGTAAATTGTGCAAAGCTGATGTGCGACACTAAAAGGCAAACGAAAAGCGTCAGTATTTTGGGTATAGTAAATAACTGTTTCATTATCCTTTTGATATTTCGTTGGAAAGTTCGTTGGTGTCATCACTTTGATAAGGGAAATGGGTTTTTAACTGTTCACCGGCTTTTAAAATGCCATCAATTAAACCATGTTTGAAATTTCCGTTTTTGAAATGGGATACCATGATGTCTTTAGTAGTATCCCAAAAATCAGTCGGTACTTTTTGATCAATCCCTTCATCACCACAAATGGCAAATTGTTTGCTTTTAACAGCAAGGTAAATCAATACGCCATTGCGCTCCTGCGTTTGCTGCATTTGGAGTTGATTAAAAACCTCCACAGCTCTTTCAATAGGAGCCATGGAAGTTTCTTTTTCTATATGTACTCTGATTTCTCCGGAAGTATTTTTCTCGGCCATACCAATGGCAGCCACAATTTCCTGCTCTTCTGCCGTAGTCAAAAAATCTTCTACTTTAGACATGGTAGTCAATTAGAATTTTACTTCTACCGGTTTCTCTGCTCCTTCCACTGATTGGAAATAAGCTTTCTCTTTGAAACCAAACATGCCCGCAAATAAGTTGTTTGGGAATGTTTTGATGTGTGTGTTGTATGGTTTAACTGCTTCGTTAAAACGAGTTCTGGCGGTTAAAATTTGGTTTTCAGTGCTAGCCAATTCGTCTTGTAATTTCAAGAAGTTTTGATTGGCTTTCAATTCAGGATAACGCTCTACTGAAACCAATAATCTTGATAATGACGATGAAACTCCGGATTGTGCGGAATTAAAAGCAGCCAGTTGTTCCGGAGTAATGTTAGTTGGGTCAACGGTTACTGAGGTGGCTTTGGCACGAGCTTCAATTACGGCTGTTAAAGTGCTTTTTTCAAAGTCTGCTGCTCCTTTTACAGTGTTCACTAAATTACCGATTAAATCGTTTCTTCTTTGGTAAGACGTTTGCACATCTCCCCAAGATTGTTCTACTGTTTGGCCTAATTCTACAGCCGTATTATTAATTCCTTTCACCCAGCTGTAAATTCCAAAAATCACAACTACGGCAATAATCCAAGGTAAAAATTTTTTAAAGTTCATTTTGTTTTAATTTAAGATTTGTTATTTGTTTTTGAATTGTTTTGAATGTTACAAAAAATCAAACTAAAGTTGATTCTTGATTTGCATTAATTGCATTTTTACGCCTTCCAGTTTGCTGATGATTTCAAACTTGTCAAGGGTTTTCTTTTGGCCTTCTTTCAAATGAATTCGGGCGCCATCTAAAGTAAAGCCGCGCTCTTTTACCAAATGATAAATAAGTTGCAGGTTTTTTACATCTTCGGGAGTGAACATTCGGTTGCCTTTGGCGTTTTTCTTGGGTTTTAGAATGTCAAATTCTTTGTCCCAAAAACGAATTAATGAAGCGTTTACACCAAAAGCTTTGGCGACCTCCCCAATACTGTAATATCTTTTTCCTTCTTTTAACTCTACCTGCATAGTGTTTGCGTTTTATGGTAAATCAACCGACGATTAATCCAGCGATTGATTTTCCTGATTAGCTACTTTAGATATGGCTGTATATTCAGCAGCCGATATGTTGCCGTAATAAAAATTCAACGGGTTTACTACTTTCCCGTCTTTATGTACTTCGTAATGCAAATGGGGGGCTTCACTTCTTCCGGTGCTGCCTACATAACCAATAACATCACCGCGTTTTACTCTTTGTCCGGCGCGGCATTTGTATTTGCTCAAATGACCGTATAAAGTCAGATACCCATAACCATGACTGATTTCAATGTGGTTACCGTAACCCGATTTCGAGTTGTCTGCACTTTTTACGATACCATCACCGGTAGCAAAAATGGGTGTTCCGGTTGAGGCTGTGAAATCCATGCCTTCGTGCATTTTACGAACCTTGGTAAAAGGGTCACTTCTATAACCAAACCCCGAAGCAATTCTTTTTAACTGCTCGTTTTTTACCGGTTGAATCGCCGGAATCGCAGCCAATAATTTGTTTTTTTCTTTAGCCAGTTTCAAAATTTCATCCAACGATTTAGACTGAATAGCTAATTCTTTCGAAATGACATCAACGCGTTTGGAAGTATTGACCACTAACTCCGAATTGTCAAAACCCTCCAGTTCTTTGTATCGATTCACTCCCCCAAAACCAGCTTTTCTTTGCTCAGTTGGAATAGGAGAGGTGTTGAAATAAGCTCGGTAAATGTTGTTGTCCCGGTCTTCTACATCCGCCAAAACTTCGTCAATCTGATCCATCTTTTTATTCAAAAGGGCGTATTTCAATTTCATGGTTTCAATTTCACGAGCCTGTAAACGATCTTTCGGAGTTTCTAAAAAGGATGAATTCAGTAAAACCACAAAACACAAAAAGCCAAATAAAGCAGAAGCTACTATAAACAATGCGGCATACCCCAATTTTTTTGATAGTTTTGGTTTAATTTTCCGGTAAGCCAAACTTTCGGGGTCGAAATAATACTTTACTTTCTTCGCCATTTTTTATTTTATACTATTTTTGTGCTGGTTTTTAACAAACAATGGTTATACGAACAAATTTAACAAATGTTTCATTCCGAATCTAATTTTATTTTTGGAGCGAAATGTTCGGGCGGTTTCAGTAGACCATTTTCCTGCTCTCCGCTATACAAGGTGTCGCTGCGATCAGGGCTAGTTAGTAAACCATTTTTTAAAATCTAAGCAGTCTTAAGTGCTTACAATCTAACAATCTAAAATGAAATCACAAGACATTCGTAAAGCATATCTCAATTTCTTTGAAAGCAAAGGACACTTAATTGTTCCTTCGGCTCCCATCGTTTTAAAAGACGACCCAACCCTAATGTTCAACAACTCGGGTATGGCGCAATTCAAAGAATACTTTTTAGGCAATGGCACTCCCAAAAGCAAACGAATAGCTGATACGCAAAAATGTCTTCGAGTGTCAGGAAAACACAACGATTTAGAAGATGTAGGTTTTGATACTTACCACCACACCATGTTTGAAATGCTGGGTAACTGGTCGTTTGGTGATTATTTCAAGAAAGAAGCGCTGGCTTGGGCTTGGGAATTTTTGACCGAAGTATTAAAGTTAGACAAAGACCGTTTGTATGTTTCTGTTTTCGAAGGCAACCCCGATGAGAATGTTCCGTTTGATCAGGAAGCTTGGGATATTTGGAAACAATATGTTCCCGAAGACCGAATTATCTTGGGGAACAAAAAAGATAACTTCTGGGAAATGGGCGATCAAGGTCCTTGTGGTCCGTGTTCCGAAATCCATATCGATTTAAGAACTGATGCTGAAAGAGCAGCTGTTTCAGGAAGAAGCTTAGTGAATGCCGACCATCCGCAAGTAGTGGAAATTTGGAACAACGTATTCATGGAATTCAACCGTAAAGCCGATGGTTCTTTAGAAAAATTACCGGCCCAACACGTAGATACCGGAATGGGATTTGAGCGTTTGTGTATGGCCATGCAAAACGTAACCTCTAATTACGATACCGATGTGTTTACGCCACTGATTGCCAAAATTGAGCAAATCACAGGATTAAAATACACTTCTAACGAAGAAAAAAATATATCAGAAGAACAAAACAAAACCAACATTGCCATTCGCGTAATTGTGGATCACGTTCGAGCGGTAGCCTTTGCTATTGCTGACGGGCAGTTGCCTTCCAATACCGGAGCCGGTTATGTTATTCGTAGAATTTTGCGTCGTGCGATTCGTTATGGTTTTACTTTTTTGAATACCAAAGAGCCTTTCATTAACAAGTTGGTGGAAGTTTTAGCTAATCAAATGGGCGAATTCTTCCCCGAAATCAAATCGCAACAGCAGTTGGTTACTAATGTAATCCGTGAGGAAGAAGCTTCTTTCTTGAGAACCTTAGACCAAGGATTGCAATTGCTGGAAAATGTAGTGGCTCAAACCAAAGGCAATGAAGTTTCCGGTGCCAAAGCATTCGAATTGTACGATACTTACGGTTTCCCGAAAGATTTGACAGCTCTGATTTTAAAAGAAAAAGGCATGTCGTTCAACGAAAGCGAATTTGATGCTTCTATGCAAGAACAAAAGAATCGTTCTCGGGCTGCTTCTGAAGTTTCTACGGAAGATTGGTCAGTACTGATTCCGGGCAATGTAGAAACTTTTGTGGGCTATGATCAAACTGAAAACGAAGTAAAAATTACTCGTATCCGTAAAGTAGATAGTAAAAAAGACGGTGTTTTATACCAAATCGTTTTAAATAACACCCCTTTCTATCCGGAAGGAGGAGGACAAGTGGGCGATAAAGGAACATTAGTATCGGCCAATGAAATCATTGACATCATCGACACTAAAAAAGAAAACAACTTGATTTTGCATTTTGCCAAACAATTGCCGGAAAATGTAAATGCTACATTCGTTGCCAAAGTGAATACCGATTTGAGAACCTCTACATCTAAAAACCACTCCGCAACGCACTTGATGCATTTGGCCTTGAGAAACATTTTAGGAACGCACGTGGAGCAAAAAGGATCGTTAGTAAATCCAAACTATTTACGTTTTGACTTTTCTCATTTTGCCAAAGTGACTGAGGAAGAAATTCAGCAAGTGGAAGCTTTTGTAAATGCCAGAATCGAAGAGCAATTGCAATTAGTTGAATACAGAAATATCCCGATTCAGCAAGCTATGGAGCAAGGCGCTATGGCATTATTTGGTGAAAAATATGGTGATACAGTTCGTATGATTGAGTTTGGCGACAGCAAGGAACTTTGCGGTGGAATTCATGTGAAAAATACGGGTGAGATTTGGCATTTCAAAATCATCTCGGAAGGAGCGGTTGCGGCAGGAATCCGTCGTATAGAAGCGATTACCGGTGATGCTGTGAAAGCATACTTTACGCAACATGAAACCATTTTATCGGAAATCAAAGAAACCCTGAAAAACCCTCAGGATGCTTTGAAAGCAGTAGTGTCGTTACAGGATGATAATGCTAAGTTGAGAAAACAAATTGAGCAATTGCTAAAAGAAAAAGCTAAAGGACTTAAAGGAGAATTGGCAGCTCAACTACAAGAAATCAATGAGGTAAAATTCTTAGCG
Above is a genomic segment from Flavobacterium phycosphaerae containing:
- a CDS encoding alginate export family protein, producing MNSKKILFIITSFFAFSLASAQSSDDILNLLIQKGVVKQADADSIRADYAIKQQEKPKDKSLTIDLMLKNRFEVRNGYASIPSENSAAALFVNQRTRLSLNYQHNNLFNSVVSFQDVRVWGMHDPRGLNGTVQLFEGYVEPFLSSSFSIRIGRQRIIYDNQRLFAENEWQVNARAHDAITFKYHNNKLSVELASAFNQANERVFGTDFTPSEPSITPANASPSSWTNYKALGVNYIKYDLTPTITATSIVVSDGYQDTANTEKIFWRFTYGGRLEYTKKNWYVTASGYIQSGRNATGKTIEAWYLQPEVKYSQPDNFMFRLGAEIFSGDKGTIGEKDHNFVPLYGVAHRFNGFMDLFTKFPGDLNNAGLVNPYLFIIKNITSKLEIGSYNHLFFTQRNFVDTNENQLTKYMGYEHDLLLTYKPNSYFNLEGGFCFALPTETMTTIKKSGEAARVPTWFYLQCKFTPRLLKNVFN
- a CDS encoding RrF2 family transcriptional regulator, coding for MLSQKAKYALKALLYLAEQEENTISRTVEIAEGANIPKKFLEQILLDLKRKHIVSSKQGKFGGYYLLKSKNDITLAEIHRMFDGAIALLPCASPNFYEPCSDCKTEVSCQLRHGLVIVRNETLKAMEAISIASLLKK
- a CDS encoding peptidoglycan DD-metalloendopeptidase family protein — encoded protein: MAKKVKYYFDPESLAYRKIKPKLSKKLGYAALFIVASALFGFLCFVVLLNSSFLETPKDRLQAREIETMKLKYALLNKKMDQIDEVLADVEDRDNNIYRAYFNTSPIPTEQRKAGFGGVNRYKELEGFDNSELVVNTSKRVDVISKELAIQSKSLDEILKLAKEKNKLLAAIPAIQPVKNEQLKRIASGFGYRSDPFTKVRKMHEGMDFTASTGTPIFATGDGIVKSADNSKSGYGNHIEISHGYGYLTLYGHLSKYKCRAGQRVKRGDVIGYVGSTGRSEAPHLHYEVHKDGKVVNPLNFYYGNISAAEYTAISKVANQENQSLD
- a CDS encoding TPM domain-containing protein; amino-acid sequence: MSKVEDFLTTAEEQEIVAAIGMAEKNTSGEIRVHIEKETSMAPIERAVEVFNQLQMQQTQERNGVLIYLAVKSKQFAICGDEGIDQKVPTDFWDTTKDIMVSHFKNGNFKHGLIDGILKAGEQLKTHFPYQSDDTNELSNEISKG
- a CDS encoding LemA family protein; amino-acid sequence: MNFKKFLPWIIAVVVIFGIYSWVKGINNTAVELGQTVEQSWGDVQTSYQRRNDLIGNLVNTVKGAADFEKSTLTAVIEARAKATSVTVDPTNITPEQLAAFNSAQSGVSSSLSRLLVSVERYPELKANQNFLKLQDELASTENQILTARTRFNEAVKPYNTHIKTFPNNLFAGMFGFKEKAYFQSVEGAEKPVEVKF
- the alaS gene encoding alanine--tRNA ligase, whose product is MKSQDIRKAYLNFFESKGHLIVPSAPIVLKDDPTLMFNNSGMAQFKEYFLGNGTPKSKRIADTQKCLRVSGKHNDLEDVGFDTYHHTMFEMLGNWSFGDYFKKEALAWAWEFLTEVLKLDKDRLYVSVFEGNPDENVPFDQEAWDIWKQYVPEDRIILGNKKDNFWEMGDQGPCGPCSEIHIDLRTDAERAAVSGRSLVNADHPQVVEIWNNVFMEFNRKADGSLEKLPAQHVDTGMGFERLCMAMQNVTSNYDTDVFTPLIAKIEQITGLKYTSNEEKNISEEQNKTNIAIRVIVDHVRAVAFAIADGQLPSNTGAGYVIRRILRRAIRYGFTFLNTKEPFINKLVEVLANQMGEFFPEIKSQQQLVTNVIREEEASFLRTLDQGLQLLENVVAQTKGNEVSGAKAFELYDTYGFPKDLTALILKEKGMSFNESEFDASMQEQKNRSRAASEVSTEDWSVLIPGNVETFVGYDQTENEVKITRIRKVDSKKDGVLYQIVLNNTPFYPEGGGQVGDKGTLVSANEIIDIIDTKKENNLILHFAKQLPENVNATFVAKVNTDLRTSTSKNHSATHLMHLALRNILGTHVEQKGSLVNPNYLRFDFSHFAKVTEEEIQQVEAFVNARIEEQLQLVEYRNIPIQQAMEQGAMALFGEKYGDTVRMIEFGDSKELCGGIHVKNTGEIWHFKIISEGAVAAGIRRIEAITGDAVKAYFTQHETILSEIKETLKNPQDALKAVVSLQDDNAKLRKQIEQLLKEKAKGLKGELAAQLQEINEVKFLATQVDLNPEGAKDLAYELGTLGTNLFLLLATAEDDKPMLTCYISKELVENKGLNAGQVVRELGKYIQGGGGGQPYFATAGGKHVAGIKEALEKALDFVK
- a CDS encoding MerR family transcriptional regulator gives rise to the protein MQVELKEGKRYYSIGEVAKAFGVNASLIRFWDKEFDILKPKKNAKGNRMFTPEDVKNLQLIYHLVKERGFTLDGARIHLKEGQKKTLDKFEIISKLEGVKMQLMQIKNQL